One Chitinispirillales bacterium ANBcel5 genomic window carries:
- a CDS encoding EFR1 family ferrodoxin (N-terminal region resembles flavodoxins. C-terminal ferrodoxin region binds two 4Fe-4S clusters.) — MATQIFYFTGTGNSLHVARELQKRIPDATLVPVIGSLNNDSLKATAETVGFVFPIYLMGLPAPMVEFIERFDSTPANYLFAFATRGGTFHYADVMLAKMLKRRGKKLNAFFIATMVKNTPCGVAPKYLPGYKKMVERWPEAITNSQVKKLELPLQQKLDEVSNCIKNKSRWFDERSILRTILKRMTSMILPSAKAMKTTIPYFADSTCTSCAMCRKVCPSGKVDMGGNCPVWRKDKPCYLCFACFNSCPVQAILIRNRYEIKEGRYIHPKVSVKEIGAQKKPGEK; from the coding sequence ATGGCAACCCAAATCTTTTACTTTACTGGCACAGGAAACTCACTTCATGTTGCCAGGGAGCTCCAGAAAAGAATTCCCGACGCGACGCTTGTACCTGTAATTGGTTCTTTAAACAATGATAGCTTAAAGGCAACTGCTGAAACCGTCGGGTTTGTGTTTCCAATCTATCTCATGGGGCTCCCGGCTCCCATGGTGGAATTTATCGAGAGGTTCGATAGTACACCTGCAAACTACCTTTTTGCCTTTGCTACCAGAGGTGGAACATTTCATTACGCAGATGTGATGCTTGCGAAGATGCTAAAGAGAAGAGGAAAGAAGCTTAATGCGTTTTTTATTGCTACTATGGTAAAGAACACTCCTTGTGGAGTCGCTCCAAAGTATCTGCCAGGTTATAAAAAAATGGTTGAGCGATGGCCTGAAGCGATCACCAATTCGCAAGTAAAAAAGCTGGAACTACCGCTTCAGCAAAAACTGGACGAGGTTAGTAATTGCATAAAAAATAAAAGCAGATGGTTTGATGAAAGATCAATTTTGAGAACTATTCTCAAAAGAATGACATCGATGATACTGCCTTCAGCAAAAGCAATGAAAACAACCATACCATACTTTGCAGACTCAACATGCACTTCCTGTGCTATGTGTAGAAAGGTTTGTCCATCAGGTAAAGTGGATATGGGTGGAAATTGCCCTGTATGGCGAAAAGATAAGCCCTGCTATCTCTGTTTTGCCTGTTTTAACAGTTGCCCTGTTCAGGCAATACTTATTAGAAACAGATATGAAATAAAAGAGGGCAGATATATTCACCCCAAAGTGAGTGTAAAGGAGATTGGGGCACAAAAGAAACCTGGAGAAAAGTGA